Proteins from a single region of Peptococcaceae bacterium:
- a CDS encoding LytTR family DNA-binding domain-containing protein produces MIKALLVDDEFPARGELRCLLEEIGHVEVVGECEDGEEAVDFVKENDVDVVFLDIKMSVKDGVSAAWEVANLPSPPRIVFVTGFDDYAVKAFELNAVDYLVKPFSKTRLEQTICKLHEFFGSSSALPGAEFDSGVGSEIITLWSADRLVVVKIPEVFYARVEKKGKVIVCTEKGTFLTSFTLREIARKLAPPVFLQTHKSFIVNTKKIREIIPWFNKTYVLSLEGCAEEKIPVSRYYIKQFKKSMGI; encoded by the coding sequence ATGATAAAGGCGCTGCTGGTTGATGATGAATTTCCCGCAAGAGGAGAATTAAGGTGTCTTCTAGAGGAAATTGGACACGTAGAAGTGGTCGGCGAATGTGAGGATGGAGAAGAAGCGGTTGATTTTGTCAAAGAGAATGATGTTGACGTGGTATTCCTGGACATAAAAATGAGCGTAAAAGACGGCGTTTCGGCGGCCTGGGAAGTGGCTAATCTTCCTTCCCCGCCCAGAATTGTATTTGTCACCGGGTTTGACGATTATGCCGTAAAAGCGTTCGAGTTAAATGCTGTGGATTACCTGGTCAAGCCTTTTTCTAAAACGCGTCTTGAACAAACAATTTGTAAGCTCCATGAGTTTTTCGGGTCAAGCAGTGCGCTGCCAGGCGCCGAGTTTGACAGTGGTGTTGGCAGTGAGATTATCACGCTCTGGTCAGCAGATCGCCTGGTCGTAGTGAAGATCCCGGAAGTATTTTACGCAAGGGTTGAGAAAAAAGGCAAGGTGATTGTTTGCACCGAGAAAGGGACTTTTTTAACAAGTTTCACGCTCAGGGAAATCGCGCGGAAACTGGCGCCGCCCGTCTTTTTGCAAACACACAAAAGCTTTATTGTCAACACTAAAAAGATAAGGGAAATAATCCCCTGGTTTAACAAGACATACGTTTTATCACTGGAAGGATGCGCCGAAGAGAAAATACCCGTGAGCCGTTATTACATTAAACAGTTCAAGAAGAGCATGGGAATATAG